One Oryza brachyantha chromosome 3, ObraRS2, whole genome shotgun sequence DNA segment encodes these proteins:
- the LOC102714723 gene encoding binding partner of ACD11 1 produces the protein MEGGRRAVRTVRVRNISDLAGEREVREFFSFSGEIEHVDIGCDGVATGRTAYVTFKDPKALEIALLLSGATIVDRVVNITPAEDYIYIPVTDQQLVVSEVTSTAPIADLDQPNEANSSPTTGRVYVSKAHDVMTTVMARGSAMRQDAVNKAKAFDEKHQLRANATAKISSFDRRVGISEKINSGICVVNEKVKSVDQRLHVSDKTMAALLAAERKLNDTGSAVKTNRYVSAGTSWLNGAFSKVAKAGHVAGSRTREKFQIAVSNLTAKGPAVVA, from the exons ATGGAG GGCGGGAGGAGGGCGGTGAGGACGGTGCGGGTGCGGAACATCTCAGATCTGGCCGGGGAGCGGGAGGTGCGGGagttcttctccttctccggcGAGATCGAGCACGTCGACATCGGATG CGATGGGGTGGCGACAGGGAGGACAGCCTACGTCACGTTCAAGGATCCCAAGGCCCTAGAGATCGCGCTGCTGCTGTCG GGAGCAACAATTGTGGATCGGGTTGTCAACATAACCCCTGCTGAAGATTACATCTACATCCCTGTTACTGACCAG CAACTTGTGGTCAGTGAGGTGACAAGTACAGCTCCCATTGCAGATTTGGACCAACCTAATGAG GCCAATTCCAGTCCAACTACTGGCCGTGTTTATGTCAGCAAGGCTCATGATGTCATGACAACTGTGATGGCAAGGGGTTCAGCAATGCGACAAGATGCTGTGAACAAAGCTAAAGCATTTGATGAGAAACATCAATTGAGGGCAAATGCAACGGCCAAGATCAGTTCCTTTGATAGGCGTGTTGGCATTTCAGAGAAGATAAACAGTGGGATATGCGTTGTAAATGAGAAGGTGAAATCTGTGGACCAAAGACTACATGTTTCTGACAAAACAATGGCTGCTTTGCTGGCTGCAGAGCGCAAGCTAAATGACACTGGCTCTGCTGTGAAAACCAACAG GTATGTGTCTGCTGGAACAAGCTGGCTAAATGGTGCCTTCAGCAAGGTTGCCAAGGCTGGTCATGTTGCTGGCTCAAGAACAAGAGAGAAGTTCCAAATAGCTGTGTCCAATCTAACAGCAAAA GGCCCTGCTGTTGTTGCTTGA
- the LOC102715004 gene encoding putative ammonium transporter 4 member 1 gives MATEAAPEWLEKGDNAWQLAAATLVGLQSVPGLVVLYGSVVKKKWAVNSAFMALYAFASVLVCWCLWAFRMSFGDELAPFVGRPDLSGLDQAGFLSRQGFAGAYPAATLVFFQFVFAAITLILVAGSLLGRMNFRAWMLFVPLWLTFSYTVGAFSVWSPNGFLFKAGVMDFAGGYVIHLSSGVAGFTAAFWVGPRTAKDREAFPPNNILLTLAGAGLLWMGWTGFNGGAPYAANVDASVAVLNTHLCTATSLLVWLLLDSFVFGRPSVIGAVQGMITGLVCITPAAGLVQGWAAMLMGALSGSVPWLTMMVLHKRSRLLARVDDTLAVLHTHGVAGSLGGVLTGLLAEPRLARLFFGDDPRYVGLAYAVRDGRAGAGLRQVAVQLAGIAFVVALNVAVTSAVCLAVRVAVPLRLSEEQLAAGDDAIHGEDAYAVWGDGETYEQSVHGGHPMTSNPVASKADEMI, from the exons AtggcgacggaggcggcgccggagtgGCTGGAGAAAGGGGACAACGCGTggcagctggcggcggcgacgctggTGGGGCTGCAGAGCGTGCCGGGGCTGGTGGTGCTGTACGGCAGCGTGGTGAAGAAGAAGTGGGCCGTCAACTCGGCGTTCATGGCGCTCTACGCCTTCGCCTCCGTGCTCGTCTGCTGGTGCCTCTGGGCCTTCCGCATGTCGTTCGGCGACGAGCTCGCCCCCTTCGTCGGCCGCCCGGACCTCTCCGGGCTCGACCAGGCGGGCTTCCTCTCGCGGCAGGGCTTCGCCGGCGCCTACCCCGCCGCCACGCTGGTATTCTTCCAGTTCGTCTTCGCCGCCATCACGCtcatcctcgtcgccggctcgCTGCTGGGGCGGATGAATTTCCGGGCGTGGATGCTCTTCGTGCCACTCTGGCTCACCTTCTCCTACACCGTCGGAGCCTTCAGCGTCTGGAGCCCCAATGGTTTCCTCTTCAAGGCCGGCGTCATGGACTTCGCCGGCGGCTATGTCATCCACCTCTCCTCCGGCGTCGCCGGCTTCACTGCCGCCTTCTGG GTTGGTCCGAGGACGGCGAAGGACAGGGAGGCGTTCCCGCCGAACAACATCCTTCTGACTCTCGCCGGCGCGGGGCTGCTGTGGATGGGGTGGACGGGGTTCAACGGCGGCGCGCCGTACGCCGCCAACGTCGACGCGTCTGTGGCCGTCCTGAACACGCACCTCTGCACGGCGACGAGCCTCCTGGTCTGGCTCCTCCTCGACAGCTTCGTCTTCGGCCGCCCCTCCGTCATCGGCGCCGTCCAGGGCATGATCACCGGCCTCGTCTGCATAACTCCGGCGGCCGGGCTGGTGCAGGGGTGGGCGGCGATGCTAATGGGCGCGCTCTCCGGGAGCGTGCCGTGGCTCACCATGATGGTGCTGCACAAGCGGAGCCGGCTCCTGGCGCGCGTCGACGACACGCTCGCCGTGCTCCACACCCACGGCGTGGCCGGCAGCCTCGGCGGCGTCCTGACGGGGCTCCTCGCCGAGCCGCGCCTCGCCCGGCTCTTCTTCGGCGACGACCCCCGGTACGTCGGCCTCGCGTACGCCGTCCGcgacggccgcgccggcgcggggcTCCGGCAGGTCGCCGTGCAGCTGGCCGGGATCGCGTTCGTCGTGGCGCTCAACGTCGCCGTGACGAGCGCCGTGTGCCTGGCCGTCCGGGTGGCCGTGCCGCTGCGGCTCAGTGAggagcagctcgccgccggcgacgacgccatACACGGCGAGGACGCCTACGCGGTgtggggcgacggcgagacgtACGAGCAGTCCGTGCACGGCGGCCACCCTATGACGTCCAATCCCGTGGCGTCCAAAGCCGACGAGATGATATGA
- the LOC102714446 gene encoding DExH-box ATP-dependent RNA helicase DExH3, with the protein MRGGLRRGLGVLLIPLSSSPSRAPRPPVPLAALVLFQRRLDAVSRRSFCSSGGGHAVEQFSDDEYDHEYEDHRPSSSVTNIDEWRWKLSMLQRNAEEQEIISRDRRDRRDYDQIANLAKRMGLYSEMYGRVIVASKVPLPNYRPDLDDKRPQREVVIPLGLQRRVEGLVQEHLDRALLPMDKGRMGNGSEMAEKDETVNLDEQQDSLLDRSVMEKILQRKSIRMRNFQRSWQESPEGVKMLEFRRSLPAYKEKEMLLAAIARNQVIVISGETGCGKTTQLPQFVLESEIESGRGAFCNIICTQPRRISAMAVAERVSTERGENLGESVGYKVRLEGIKGKDTHLLFCTSGILLRRLLSDRNLNGVTHVFVDEIHERGMNEDFLLIVLKDLLSRRRDLRLILMSATLNAELFSSYFGGAPTIHIPGFTYPVRAHFLEDILERTGYKLTSNNQLDDYGQDKVWKTQRQLLPRKRKNQITMLVEDALKTSSFETYGSRTRDSLSNWNPDCIGFNLIEAVLCHICRKERPGAVLVFMTGWDDISCLKDQLKAHPLLGDPNRVLLLACHGSMATAEQRLIFEKPPPNVRKVVLATNMAEASITINDIVFVVDCGKAKETTYDALNNTPCLLPSWISKASARQRRGRAGRVQPGECYHLYPRCVYDAFADYQLPELLRTPLNSLCLQIKSLQVGSIGEFLSAALQPPAPLAVQNAVAFLKMIGALDENENLTDLGRYLSMLPVDPKLGKMLIMGAVFRCIDPVLTVVAGLSARDPFLLPQDKRDLAGTAKSRFSAKDYSDHMALVRAYEGWKDAEREGSAYEYCWRNFLSAQTLQAIHSLRKQFSYILKDAGLIDSDASTNNSLSHNQSLVRGIICSGLFPGISSVVHRENSMSFKTMDDGQVLLYANSVNAKYQTIPYPWLVFGEKVKVNAVFIRDSTGVSDSILILFGGAVTKGSMAGHLKMLDGYIDLFMDPRLSECYLQLKEELDKLVQKKLEDPSFDIHKEGKYILYAAQELAAGDLCEGRFVFGRETSRARLSSNGDTKSNIEKDGMNPKSLLQTLLMRAGHTPPKYKTKHLKTNDFRAIVEFKGMQFAGKPKRNKQLAERDAAIEALGWLTQTSGTKLQDDGDDSPLDLTDNMLKLLNRPRRRSKNNSRR; encoded by the exons ATGCGCGGCGGCTTGCGCCGCGGGTTGGGCGTCCTCCTCATCCCACTCTCCAGCTCGCCCAGccgggcgccgcggccgccggtgcCCCTCGCGGCTCTAGTACTCTTCCAGCGCCGCCTCGATGCCGTCTCCCGTCGGTCCTTCTGCAGCTCCGGCGGGGGCCACGCCGTGGAGCAGTTCTCCGACGACGAGTACGACCACGAGTACGAGGATCACCGG ccgtcgtcgtcggtgacgAACATCGACGAGTGGAGGTGGAAGCTGAGCATGCTGCAGCGCAACGCGGAGGAGCAGGAGATTATCTCCAGGGACCGGAGGGACCGCCGGGACTACGACCAGATCGCCAATCTCGCCAAGAGGATGGGACTCTACAG TGAGATGTATGGGAGGGTCATTGTTGCAAGCAAGGTCCCGCTGCCGAATTACAGGCCAGACCTGGACGATAAGCGGCCACAAAGAGAG GTGGTGATTCCATTAGGCTTACAGAGGAGGGTCGAAGGACTTGTGCAGGAGCACCTTGATCGTGCACTCTTGCCAATGGATAAAGGCAGAATGGGAAATGGTTCTGAGATGGCTGAGAAAGATGAGACTGTGAACCTGGATGAGCAGCAGGACTCTCTTCTCGACCGATCGGTCATGGAGAAGATCCTTCAGAGGAAGAGCATACGGATGCGCAATTTCCAGAGAAGCTGGCAG GAATCACCTGAAGGTGTTAAGATGCTAGAATTCCGGAGATCACTTCCTGCATACAAGGAAAAGGAAATGCTTCTAGCAGCCATTGCACGCAATCAG GTTATTGTGATATCGGGAGAGACAGGGTGTGGCAAAACAACCCAGTTGCCTCAATTTGTATTAGAGTCAGAGATAGAATCTGGCCGCGGGGCCTTTTGTAATATAATCTGCACACAACCTCGGAGAATTTCTGCAATGGCAGTTGCAGAGAGAGTATCCactgagagaggagagaatcTTGGTGAATCG gttGGCTATAAAGTTCGATTGGAGGGAATCAAAGGAAAAGACACACATTTGCTTTTCTGCACCAGTGGTATTTTACTAAGACGATTGCTCAGTGACAGAAACTTGAATGGAGTGACTCATGTATTTGTTGATGAAATACATGAAAGAGGCATGAATGAAG ATTTCTTATTGATTGTACTAAAAGACCTATTATCACGACGCCGTGATTTGAGGTTGATATTGATGAGTGCTACTCTAAACGCTGAACTGTTCTCAAGTTATTTTGGAGGAGCGCCAACTATTCACATTCCT GGATTCACATATCCAGTGAGGGCGCATTTTCTGGAAGATATATTAGAGAGGACTGGCTATAAGTTGACCTCAAATAATCAACTTGATGATTATGGACAGGATAAAGTCTGGAAAACTCAGAGGCAACTACTAcctagaaaaaggaaaaatcagATTACAATGCTTGTTGAG GATGCCCTTAAAACTTCTAGCTTTGAGACCTACGGTTCAAGGACACGTGATTCTCTGTCAAATTGGAATCCTGATTGCATAGGATTTAACCTTATAGAAGCTGTTCTTTGTCACATATGTCGTAAAGAACGGCCGGGTGCAGTTTTAGTTTTCATGACCGGATGGGATGATATCAGTTGCTTGAAGGATCAACTAAAAGCACACCCATTGCTGGGTGACCCTAACAGAGTTCTACTGCTTGCATGCCATGGTTCCATGGCTACTGCTGAGCAG AGGTTAATCTTTGAGAAGCCACCTCCTAATGTTCGGAAGGTAGTGCTTGCCACTAACATGGCAGAAGCAAGTATTACAATAAATGATATAGTTTTTGTCGTGGATTGTGGAAAAGCAAAGGAAACGACATACGATGCACTAAATAACACTCCCTGCTTGCTTCCCTCCTGGATTTCAAAGGCTTCTGCTCGTCAG AGGAGAGGCAGAGCTGGTCGTGTGCAACCTGGAGAATGCTATCACCTGTACCCTAGATGTGTGTATGATGCATTTGCAGATTACCAGCTTCCTGAGCTCCTTAGAACTCCTTTGAATTCACTATGTTTGCAGATAAAAAGTTTGCAAGTTGGCAGCATTGGGGAGTTTCTATCAGCTGCCTTACAGCCCCCAGCACCACTAGCT GTCCAAAATGCAGTGGCATTCCTGAAGATGATTGGAGCATTAGATGAAAATGAGAACCTAACTGATCTAG GAAGATACCTTTCCATGCTTCCTGTTGATCCAAAGTTAGGGAAGATGCTTATAATGGGTGCGGTTTTCCGCTGCATCGATCCTGTACTCACAGTGGTTGCTGGATTGAGTGCCCGCGATCCTTTCCTGTTGCCACAGGACAAGAGAGAT ttGGCAGGAACCGCAAAATCAAGATTCTCAGCGAAAGATTATAGTGATCATATGGCCCTAGTCCGTGCTTACGAAGGATGGAAGGATGCAGAGAGAGAAGGTTCTGCTTATGAATACTGCTGGAGAAATTTCCTCTCTGCTCAAACACTTCAAGCCATTCACTCTCTTCGGAAGCAATTCAGCTATATCTTAAAGGATGCTGGTTTGATAGACTCTGATGCAAGTACAAATAATAGTTTGAGCCATAATCAATCATTGGTCCGTGGTATCATATGTTCTGGACTTTTTCCGGGCATATCATCGGTTGTG CATAGAGAAAACTCTATGTCATTCAAGACAATGGATGATGGCCAAGTTCTTCTTTATGCT AATTCAGTGAATGCTAAGTACCAGACCATCCCTTATCCATGGTTGGTCTTTGGTGAGAAGGTGAAGGTAAATGCTGTCTTCATCCGCGACTCAACCGGAGTATCTGATTCCATCCTGATCTTATTTGGTGGTGCTGTTACTAAAGGAAGCatg GCTGGGCACCTGAAGATGCTCGATGGTtacattgatttatttatggatcCTAGACTGTCTGAATGCTACTTGCAACTTAAAGAAGAGCTTGATAAACTTGTGCAGAAGAAG CTTGAAGACCCTAGCTTTGACATCCACAAGGAAGGAAAGTACATCTTATATGCCGCGCAAGAGCTTGCTGCAGGCGACCTATGCGAAGGAAGATTCGTGTTTGGCCGCGAGACAAGCAGAGCAAGGCTCAGCAGCAACGGCGACACCAAAAGCAACATTGAGAAGGATGGAATGAACCCGAAGAGCTTGCTCCAGACCTTGCTGATGAGGGCCGGCCACACCCCTCCAAAGTACAAGACCAAGCACCTCAAGACCAACGATTTCAGGGCCATAGTGGAGTTCAAAGGGATGCAGTTTGCCGGGAAACCCAAGAGGAACAAGCAACTAGCGGAGAGGGACGCTGCCATTGAAGCGCTGGGGTGGCTCACACAGACCTCCGGTACAAAGCTTCAGGATGATGGTGACGATTCCCCTCTTGACCTAACTGATAATATGTTGAAGCTGCTTAATAGACCCAGGCGCCGGTCGAAAAACAATTCAAGGAGGTGA
- the LOC102715288 gene encoding beta-glucosidase BoGH3B-like, producing MRVAMWRSPAAACLVVAVILSAVAAAGAEYVKYKDPSKPIGERVDDLLSRMTLAEKIGQMSQIERANASSAVIQKYFVGSVLSGGGSVPSQKATAADWQQMVSQMQRAALKTRLGIPIIYGIDAVHGHNNVYNATIFPHNVGLGATRDPNIVKRVGQATAHEARATGIPYTFAPCVAVCRDPRWGRCYESYGEDTRLVQLMTSAVVPGLQGDPPGRHPKGTPFVAGHMNVAGCAKHFVGDGGTKRGINENNTVASFHDLMRIHMPPYDDAVIKGVASVMISYSSWNGVKMHANRFLVTEILKNKMKFRGFVITDWQAVDRISTPPHQHYYHSIQETIHAGIDMVMIPYDYPEFVTDLTVQVSNGSIKMERINDAVSRILRVKFAMGLFESPLPDPRIVGELGNKEHREVAREAVRKSLVLLKNGKPGKKPLLPLDKKARKILVAGSHAHNLGFQCGGWTKSWQGQGGNSFTAGTTILEAIKSAVDKTTVIDHSERPDKDSIAKTAGEYDYAVVVVGEPPYAETAGDNLNLTLPSAGQKVIKDVCGLVRCAVVLVSGRPLAVEPHVGAMDALVAAWLPGTEGHGVADVLFGDYGFTGKSPRTWFKSVDQLPMNYGDKRYDPLFPYGFGLTTKPPRQS from the exons ATGCGGGTTGCCATGTGgcgttcgccggcggcggcgtgtctcgtcgtcgctgtcatcctgtcggcggtggcggcggcgggagcggagTATGTGAAGTACAAGGATCCGTCGAAGCCGATCGGCGAGCGCGTGGACGACCTCCTCAGCCGGATGACGCTCGCGGAGAAGATCGGGCAGATGTCGCAGATCGAGCGCGCCAACGCGTCGTCCGCCGTCATCCAGAAGTACTTCGTCG GGAGCgtgctgagcggcggcggcagcgtgcCGTCGCagaaggcgacggcggcggactgGCAGCAGATGGTGAGCCAGATGCAGAGGGCGGCGCTCAAGACCCGCCTCGGCATCCCGATCATCTACGGCATCGACGCCGTGCACGGCCACAACAACGTCTACAACGCCACCATCTTCCCCCACAACGTCGGGCTCGGCGCCACCCGCGACCCCAACATCGTCAAGCGGGTCGGCCAGGCCACTGCCCACGAGGCCCGCGCCACCGGCATCCCCTACACCTTCGCGCCATGCGTCGCC GTTTGCCGCGACCCGAGATGGGGCCGGTGCTACGAGAGCTACGGCGAGGACACGAGGCTGGTGCAGCTGATGACATCGGCCGTGGTGCCGGGCCTCCAGGGCGACCCGCCGGGGAGGCACCCCAAGGGGACGCCATTCGTGGCCGGACACATGAACGTGGCCGGCTGCGCCAAGCActtcgtcggcgacggcgggacCAAGCGCGGCATCAACGAGAACAACACGGTGGCGAGCTTCCACGACCTGATGCGCATCCACATGCCGCCCTACGACGACGCCGTCATCAAGGGCGTCGCCTCCGTCATGATCTCCTACTCCAGCTGGAACGGGGTCAAGATGCACGCCAACCGGTTCCTCGTCACTGAGATTCTCAAGAACAAGATGAAGTTCAGG GGCTTCGTGATCACGGACTGGCAGGCGGTGGACCGGatctcgacgccgccgcaccAGCACTACTACCACTCGATCCAGGAGACCATCCACGCCGGCATCGACATGGTCATGATCCCGTACGACTACCCGGAGTTCGTCACCGACCTGACGGTGCAGGTGTCGAACGGCTCGATCAAGATGGAGAGGATCAACGACGCCGTCAGCCGCATCCTCCGCGTCAAGTTCGCCATGGGCCTCTTCGAGAGCCCGCTCCCGGACCCGCGCATCGTCGGCGAGCTCGGCAACAAGGAGCACCGGGAGGTCGCGCGCGAGGCCGTGCGCAAGTCGCTCGTCCTGCTCAAGAACGGCAAGCCCGGGAAGAagccgctgctgccgctggaCAAGAAGGCCAGGAAGatcctcgtcgccggcagcCACGCGCACAACCTCGGCTTCCAGTGCGGCGGCTGGACCAAGTCCTGGCAGGGCCAGGGCGGCAACAGCTTCACCGCCG GCACGACGATCCTGGAGGCGATCAAGTCGGCGGTGGACAAGACCACGGTGATCGACCACTCGGAACGCCCGGACAAGGACTCCATCGCCAAGACCGCCGGCGAGTACGACtacgcggtggtggtggtgggcgagCCGCCGTACGCCGAGACGGCCGGGGACAACCTGAACCTGACCCTCCCGTCGGCGGGGCAGAAGGTGATCAAGGACGTGTGCGGGCTCGTCAGGTGCGCGGTGGTGCTCGTGTCGGGCAGGCCGCTCGCGGTGGAGCCGCACGTCGGCGCCATGgacgcgctcgtcgccgcgtgGCTCCCCGGCACGGAGGGCcacggcgtcgccgacgtgctcTTCGGGGACTACGGCTTCACCGGCAAATCGCCGCGGACGTGGTTCAAGTCGGTGGACCAGCTGCCGATGAACTACGGCGACAAGCGCTACGACCCGCTCTTCCCGTATGGATTCGGCCTCACCACCAAGCCGCCTCGCCAAAGTTGA